One stretch of Burkholderia pyrrocinia DNA includes these proteins:
- a CDS encoding RHS repeat-associated core domain-containing protein, with protein sequence MSAENFAAARFEDPIQHTSFLGELVGTVGSVVGGAIVGALVAEAMEGLVFAGLAALEIGTAGLATPLVIAIGVGVAVGSGALMEASGMNEAIDDGAKALANSIVPPEIKGKIASGSGNVYVNNKPAARAAKPGDLDTVACTDHPGPQMIADGSGSVYINDHPAARVGDKTTCDGTIAEGSDNVFIGGGTQRVRDVKSASRLGWLGAALGIALAVCGRGKMSWGQFLKGKLPCLAINFAAGAFGTWLGSLARPSAGHPVNVITGGKILDGTDDTDFALPGPLPIVWRRFYSSHDDRADSLFGPGWSVPISVELRLAREHGAVTSITYWDEQGRDIVFPAVPPGESHFSVPEGIYLICTAGGHYVVETVDGLYRDFGRARSDADSEVLKLWRLEDRNGNWIEVEQEAADEVVRPGRLHDSAGRLLTLVYDKSQPRRIATIELTRGVDGEQPDTLVRYAYNDAGELVAVTDRSGHTGRRFAYERGLMVQHTLRGGLQCFYAWQGIGRDARVVRHWTDDGEAYTFDADLAQRTVTITDQIGRVTHWTWNEDQQPTSHTDAEGHVWQFEWNAMRQLVSTTDPAGHTTRFEYDERGRQTQRIDALGQVERTEWNAYYDLPVAETDPANSRWIYRYDDRGNLTMTRDPAGSATEYHRDERGLVHTIRDARGGYKFLEWNGRAQLTSYTDCSGKVTRFAYDARGGLARVTDAAGQATVYETDAMGRVTGIGTADGARQTFRYDAAGRLVEVVDANQRSTRYEINARGLLLSRTDAADRVVRFGYDDAFRLASLTNENRESYRFRYDRRDLLSEEVGLDGSVRSYEYDVRGQGIALREGKRQTTYERDALGRLTAKASGRERCEYLYDKASRITSGELHTLTARGPSLKNRVNLKYDARGEVLEEYTPTGWLAHTYDELGNRVSTTISGERTIDWLHYGSGHVHQIRVDGAAITDIERDDLHREVLRTQGRLTSQFGYDAVGRRARFAAQRGAAVEALLAKQWQYDAAGDVIQKRDQRYGTTSYRYDPTGRIEQAMGPGLPSEVFRWDAAANLVSSDHPGGYVEHNRLKMFEDKRFEYDAYGRLVRKLSGHGPAKELVLEYDDWNQLKTVVTKDRLGISTTHFEYDAFGRRIRKLNGGYASTDFLWDGMRLVQETYHDRQGEEALTYLYESNGYVPLARIDHGKAANDGNARDAVYYFHNDVSGLPEELTNADGELIWQARYKVWGNAVQEEWNARAPLRSTPSWGETLVVAPTSADMPRPQNLRFQGQYLDRETGLHYNTFRYYDPDIGRFINQDPIGLVGGTNLYRYAPNPVSWIDPWGLTGDDITTLYHYTTQDGLEGITSSGHLNASQGPVHARFGDGQYFTDISPDMIGGRTMADAAGTGKMSLGQLAANIYGDARKLNSITHYVEVDVTGLDVKEPRPGTFLVEGKGPLDISNRIKRSGSSCS encoded by the coding sequence GCTGATGGAAGCGAGCGGGATGAACGAGGCCATCGACGACGGCGCGAAGGCGCTAGCCAATTCGATCGTGCCGCCCGAGATCAAAGGCAAGATCGCGAGCGGGTCGGGGAACGTTTACGTCAACAACAAGCCGGCGGCGCGGGCGGCGAAGCCGGGGGATCTCGATACCGTCGCGTGTACGGATCATCCTGGGCCGCAGATGATCGCCGATGGGTCGGGGAGCGTTTATATCAACGATCATCCGGCCGCGCGCGTCGGCGACAAGACGACTTGCGACGGGACGATCGCCGAAGGTTCCGATAACGTTTTCATCGGCGGCGGCACCCAGCGGGTGCGGGACGTGAAGTCGGCTTCCCGGCTCGGATGGCTGGGGGCGGCGCTTGGGATTGCGCTGGCGGTTTGCGGCCGCGGGAAGATGAGCTGGGGGCAGTTTCTGAAAGGCAAGCTGCCTTGCCTCGCGATCAATTTTGCGGCGGGTGCCTTCGGTACGTGGCTCGGCAGTTTGGCGAGGCCGTCGGCCGGCCACCCGGTCAACGTCATTACCGGCGGCAAGATTCTCGATGGCACGGACGATACCGATTTCGCATTGCCCGGGCCGCTGCCGATCGTGTGGCGACGTTTTTACAGCAGTCACGATGATCGTGCTGACAGCCTGTTCGGGCCGGGATGGAGCGTGCCGATCAGCGTTGAGCTGAGACTCGCGCGTGAGCATGGCGCGGTCACGTCGATTACGTATTGGGATGAGCAGGGGCGCGACATCGTGTTCCCGGCGGTGCCGCCGGGCGAGAGCCATTTCAGCGTTCCCGAAGGCATTTACCTGATCTGTACGGCCGGCGGCCACTACGTGGTTGAGACGGTCGACGGTTTGTATCGCGATTTCGGCCGTGCTCGCAGCGATGCGGACAGCGAGGTGCTCAAGCTGTGGCGTCTCGAGGATCGCAACGGTAACTGGATCGAGGTGGAGCAAGAGGCGGCCGATGAGGTTGTGCGGCCGGGCCGGCTGCATGACAGCGCTGGTCGCTTGCTGACGCTGGTCTACGATAAATCGCAGCCGCGACGCATTGCCACGATCGAGCTGACTCGTGGTGTGGACGGTGAGCAACCCGACACGCTGGTGCGTTACGCGTACAACGATGCCGGCGAGTTGGTGGCCGTTACTGATCGCAGTGGCCACACCGGGCGGCGCTTCGCTTATGAGCGTGGGCTGATGGTTCAGCACACTTTACGCGGCGGCTTGCAGTGCTTTTATGCGTGGCAAGGTATCGGCCGCGACGCGCGTGTCGTGCGCCACTGGACCGACGACGGTGAGGCGTACACGTTCGACGCGGACCTTGCGCAGCGTACGGTGACGATCACCGACCAGATCGGTCGCGTTACGCACTGGACGTGGAACGAGGATCAGCAGCCGACGAGCCATACGGATGCCGAAGGCCATGTTTGGCAATTCGAGTGGAACGCGATGCGGCAGTTGGTCAGTACGACCGATCCGGCCGGGCATACGACCCGCTTCGAATATGACGAGCGGGGGCGTCAGACTCAGCGCATAGATGCACTGGGTCAGGTTGAGCGTACCGAATGGAACGCGTACTACGACCTGCCGGTCGCGGAAACCGATCCGGCCAATTCGCGCTGGATCTACCGCTACGACGATCGCGGCAACTTGACGATGACGCGCGATCCGGCGGGATCTGCGACTGAGTATCACCGGGACGAGCGTGGGTTGGTGCACACGATTCGCGATGCACGTGGGGGGTACAAGTTCCTCGAATGGAATGGCCGTGCACAGCTGACCTCGTACACGGATTGTTCCGGCAAGGTCACGCGGTTTGCGTATGACGCACGTGGCGGACTCGCGCGCGTGACCGATGCGGCGGGACAGGCCACCGTGTATGAAACGGATGCGATGGGGCGTGTTACGGGGATCGGGACGGCCGATGGCGCCCGGCAGACGTTTCGTTACGACGCAGCCGGGCGTCTCGTCGAAGTTGTCGATGCGAATCAACGCAGCACGCGCTATGAAATCAATGCGCGGGGGCTGCTGCTGTCGCGTACTGATGCGGCTGATCGTGTCGTGCGGTTCGGTTACGACGATGCGTTCAGGCTGGCGAGTTTGACCAATGAGAACCGTGAGTCTTATCGCTTCCGTTACGACCGACGTGATCTTCTGAGCGAAGAGGTTGGGCTGGACGGTAGCGTCCGCTCGTACGAGTACGATGTTCGTGGACAGGGCATCGCGCTTAGAGAGGGGAAACGTCAGACCACCTACGAGCGCGACGCGCTCGGGCGGCTGACGGCCAAGGCATCCGGGCGCGAGCGTTGCGAATACCTGTACGACAAGGCTAGCCGAATCACGTCCGGTGAGTTGCATACGCTCACTGCGCGCGGCCCGTCGCTGAAGAATCGCGTCAACCTGAAATACGACGCGCGTGGCGAGGTGCTGGAGGAATACACCCCGACCGGCTGGCTCGCGCACACTTACGACGAGCTTGGCAATCGCGTCAGCACCACGATTTCCGGCGAGCGCACGATCGACTGGCTGCATTACGGCTCCGGTCACGTGCACCAGATCCGTGTTGACGGTGCGGCGATCACCGACATCGAACGCGACGACCTGCATCGAGAAGTGCTGCGCACGCAGGGCCGACTGACCAGCCAATTTGGATATGACGCGGTCGGCCGCCGCGCGCGATTTGCCGCACAGCGTGGCGCCGCAGTGGAGGCGCTGCTTGCCAAGCAGTGGCAATACGATGCGGCCGGTGATGTGATCCAGAAGCGCGACCAGCGCTACGGCACGACCAGCTATCGCTACGATCCGACCGGGCGCATCGAGCAGGCGATGGGGCCGGGGTTGCCGTCCGAGGTATTCCGTTGGGATGCGGCTGCGAACCTTGTATCGAGCGATCATCCGGGCGGCTATGTCGAGCACAACCGACTCAAGATGTTCGAAGACAAGCGCTTCGAATACGACGCGTATGGGCGGCTTGTTCGCAAGCTGAGCGGTCACGGGCCCGCCAAGGAACTGGTCCTTGAATACGACGATTGGAACCAACTGAAGACCGTCGTGACGAAGGACCGCCTTGGCATATCGACGACGCATTTCGAATACGACGCGTTCGGTCGCCGGATTCGTAAGCTCAATGGCGGGTACGCGAGTACGGATTTCCTGTGGGATGGCATGCGGCTCGTGCAGGAGACGTATCACGACCGTCAGGGCGAGGAAGCACTGACGTACTTGTACGAGTCCAACGGCTACGTGCCGCTTGCGAGGATCGACCACGGCAAGGCGGCCAACGATGGCAACGCAAGGGATGCTGTCTACTATTTCCACAACGACGTATCGGGGTTGCCGGAGGAACTGACCAACGCGGACGGCGAGTTGATCTGGCAGGCCCGCTACAAGGTGTGGGGCAACGCGGTGCAGGAGGAGTGGAATGCTCGGGCGCCGCTGCGGTCGACGCCGTCTTGGGGGGAAACGCTGGTAGTCGCGCCTACGTCTGCTGACATGCCGCGACCGCAGAACCTGCGCTTCCAGGGGCAGTATCTGGACCGCGAGACCGGGCTGCACTACAACACCTTTCGGTATTACGATCCGGACATTGGACGATTCATCAATCAGGATCCGATTGGGCTGGTGGGTGGAACGAACCTCTATCGGTACGCGCCCAACCCTGTCTCGTGGATTGATCCGTGGGGACTGACCGGCGACGACATAACAACGCTTTATCACTACACAACGCAGGATGGCTTAGAGGGCATTACGAGTAGCGGTCATTTGAATGCATCACAGGGTCCCGTACATGCAAGATTTGGAGATGGTCAGTATTTCACGGATATATCCCCCGATATGATTGGTGGTAGGACTATGGCAGACGCCGCCGGAACTGGAAAGATGTCGCTAGGACAGCTTGCGGCAAATATTTACGGTGATGCCCGAAAGCTTAATAGCATCACGCATTATGTTGAAGTAGATGTTACAGGCTTGGATGTCAAGGAGCCCCGCCCTGGAACTTTCTTGGTTGAAGGGAAAGGGCCACTTGATATTTCGAATCGCATAAAAAGAAGCGGATCAAGTTGCTCATGA